One genomic window of Pseudomonas aeruginosa includes the following:
- the mapR gene encoding GntR family transcriptional regulator MpaR (MapR regulates genes involved in Pseudomonas quinolone signal (PQS) production and anthranilate metabolism): MKRYEKFADEIAELIRTGVLAPGQKVPSVRHASRTYGVSASTVFQAYYLLESRGLIMARARSGYFVCQHVQRPLPEPEISPRQADATEVDVSELVFSVLSSIKDPDTVPFGSAFPSPQLFPLPRLARSMAHAVRDMDPQSVVADMTPGNHGLRRQIALRYMVGGLLLPVEELVISNGALEALNLCLQVVTRPGDLVAIEAPAFYATLQVLERLKLKAVEIPVHPREGIDLEVLADSLERLPIKACWFMSNFQNPMGASMDDEKKRALAELLARHQVPMIEDDVYAELYFGQQAPKPVKAYDQEGLVMHCSSFSKSLAPGYRVGWVAGGRYAEQIERLKLMTSLSASIPAQAAIADYLQHGGYDRHLRKLRYALETQQNAMLAAVARYFPEQTRVSRPSGGYFLWLELPEAVDSLRLFQLALAQGISLAPGPIFSATRRFAHCARLNYGHPWSARQEKAMETLGRIAQSLAG, encoded by the coding sequence ATGAAGCGCTACGAGAAATTCGCCGACGAGATTGCCGAGCTGATCCGCACCGGCGTCCTCGCCCCCGGGCAGAAGGTGCCCTCGGTACGGCACGCCAGTCGTACCTACGGGGTCAGCGCTTCCACCGTGTTCCAGGCCTACTACCTGCTGGAAAGCCGTGGGCTGATCATGGCCCGCGCACGCTCCGGCTACTTCGTCTGCCAGCACGTGCAGCGGCCGCTGCCGGAACCGGAGATCAGCCCGCGCCAGGCCGACGCCACCGAGGTCGACGTCAGCGAGCTGGTGTTCTCCGTACTCAGTTCGATCAAGGACCCGGACACCGTGCCCTTCGGCTCGGCGTTCCCCAGCCCGCAACTGTTTCCCCTGCCGCGCCTGGCGCGCTCGATGGCCCACGCGGTGCGCGACATGGACCCGCAGTCGGTGGTCGCCGACATGACGCCGGGCAACCATGGCCTGCGCCGGCAGATCGCCCTGCGCTACATGGTCGGCGGCCTGCTGCTGCCGGTGGAAGAACTGGTCATCAGCAACGGCGCGCTGGAGGCACTCAACCTCTGCCTGCAGGTGGTCACCCGTCCCGGCGACCTGGTGGCCATCGAGGCGCCGGCGTTCTACGCCACCCTGCAGGTGCTGGAACGGTTGAAGCTGAAGGCGGTGGAAATCCCCGTGCATCCGCGCGAAGGCATCGACCTGGAAGTGCTCGCCGACAGCCTGGAGCGCCTGCCGATCAAGGCCTGCTGGTTCATGAGCAACTTCCAGAACCCGATGGGCGCGAGCATGGACGACGAGAAGAAACGCGCCCTCGCCGAGCTGCTGGCGCGCCACCAGGTGCCGATGATCGAGGATGACGTCTACGCCGAGCTGTACTTCGGCCAGCAGGCGCCGAAACCGGTCAAGGCCTACGACCAGGAAGGCCTGGTGATGCACTGCAGTTCCTTCTCCAAGAGCCTGGCGCCGGGCTACCGGGTCGGCTGGGTGGCCGGCGGACGCTACGCCGAGCAGATCGAGCGACTGAAGCTGATGACCAGCCTGTCGGCGTCGATCCCGGCCCAGGCGGCCATCGCCGACTATCTCCAGCACGGCGGCTACGACCGCCACCTGCGCAAGCTGCGCTACGCCCTGGAGACCCAGCAGAACGCCATGCTCGCGGCGGTGGCGCGTTACTTCCCCGAGCAGACCCGGGTCAGCCGTCCCAGCGGCGGCTACTTCCTCTGGCTGGAGTTGCCCGAGGCGGTCGACTCGCTGCGCCTGTTCCAACTGGCCCTGGCCCAGGGCATCAGCCTCGCCCCGGGGCCGATCTTCTCCGCCACCCGCCGCTTCGCCCATTGCGCCCGGCTCAACTACGGGCACCCGTGGAGCGCGCGGCAGGAGAAGGCGATGGAGACACTCGGGCGGATCGCCCAGTCGCTGGCGGGATGA
- a CDS encoding DUF934 domain-containing protein → MNNLIRLRDGVAEVCRDDPWQLLRELPDALPPGPLLLPLAAWLERRGEAGAAAPWLAPDDEVEALLPHFAELPLIAVDFPSFRDGRGYSLAYLLRVRLGWSGELRAVGDVLRDQLSHMRQCGFDAFAVREDKNVEDALKGLAGLSVLYGRSAIEPRPLFRRR, encoded by the coding sequence ATGAACAACCTGATCCGTTTGCGCGATGGCGTCGCCGAGGTCTGCCGCGACGATCCCTGGCAACTCCTGCGCGAGTTGCCCGACGCGCTGCCGCCGGGGCCGTTGCTGCTGCCTCTGGCGGCCTGGCTGGAGCGCCGCGGCGAGGCCGGAGCCGCCGCGCCCTGGCTGGCGCCGGACGATGAGGTGGAGGCCTTGCTGCCGCACTTCGCCGAGCTGCCGCTGATCGCCGTCGACTTCCCCAGCTTCCGCGACGGTCGTGGCTACAGCCTGGCCTACCTGCTGCGCGTGCGCCTGGGGTGGAGCGGCGAGTTGCGCGCAGTGGGCGACGTGTTGCGCGACCAGCTCAGCCATATGCGCCAGTGCGGCTTCGATGCCTTCGCGGTGCGCGAGGACAAGAACGTCGAGGATGCGCTCAAGGGGCTGGCGGGCTTGAGCGTGCTCTACGGCCGCTCGGCGATCGAGCCGCGACCGTTGTTCCGCCGACGCTAG
- a CDS encoding nitrite/sulfite reductase, translating to MYQYDEYDQALVSERVAQFRDQIARRLDGELSEEEFLPLRLQNGLYLQKHAYMLRVAIPYGTLSSPQLRALAHVARHYDRGYGHFTTRQNIQFNWIELEQVGDILEHLAGAQMHAIQTSGNCVRNITTEAFAGVAADEWTDPRPLAEILRQWSTVNPEFLFLPRKFKIALSSAVEDRAAVQMHDIGLYLYRHPDAGELRLRVLVGGGLGRTPMLGQVIRDDLPWQHLLSYVEAILRVYNRYGRRDNKYKARIKILVKALGIEAFAREVEEEWQHLRDGPAQLTAEECQRVAERFVLPRYLPPAGGELAYGSARAADPAFARWASRNVQAHKVPGYASVVLSTKPGASAPPGDVTAEQMERVADWAERYGFGEIRVAHEQNLVLPDVRLENLHALWREACAAGLGTPNQGLLSDIIACPGGDYCALANAKSIPIAQGIQQRFEDLDHLHDIGELSLNISGCMNACGHHHIGNIGILGVDKNGSEWYQVTLGGAQGKDSALGKVIGPSFSAAEVPAVIERIVETFTDLRVGPERFIDTFNRVGLEPFKARVYARMEEPA from the coding sequence ATGTACCAGTACGACGAATACGACCAGGCGCTGGTGAGCGAGCGGGTGGCGCAGTTCCGCGACCAGATCGCCCGCCGCCTCGACGGCGAACTGAGCGAGGAGGAGTTCCTCCCGCTGCGCCTGCAGAACGGCCTGTACCTGCAGAAGCACGCCTACATGCTGCGCGTGGCGATTCCCTACGGCACCCTCTCGTCGCCGCAACTGCGCGCCTTGGCGCACGTCGCCCGGCACTACGACCGCGGCTACGGGCACTTCACCACGCGGCAGAACATCCAGTTCAACTGGATCGAACTGGAGCAGGTCGGCGATATCCTCGAACACCTCGCCGGCGCGCAGATGCATGCGATCCAGACCTCCGGCAACTGCGTGCGCAACATCACCACCGAAGCCTTCGCCGGGGTCGCCGCGGACGAATGGACCGACCCCCGGCCGCTGGCCGAGATCCTGCGCCAGTGGTCGACGGTGAACCCGGAGTTCCTGTTCCTCCCGCGCAAGTTCAAGATCGCCCTCAGTTCGGCGGTGGAAGACCGCGCCGCGGTGCAGATGCACGACATCGGCCTGTACCTTTACCGCCACCCCGACGCCGGCGAGTTGCGCCTGCGGGTCCTGGTCGGCGGCGGCCTGGGACGCACGCCGATGCTCGGCCAGGTGATCCGCGACGACCTGCCCTGGCAGCACCTGTTGTCCTACGTCGAGGCGATCCTGCGGGTCTACAACCGCTACGGCCGGCGCGACAACAAGTACAAGGCGCGGATCAAGATCCTGGTCAAGGCGCTGGGCATCGAGGCTTTCGCCCGCGAGGTGGAGGAAGAGTGGCAGCACCTGCGCGACGGCCCGGCGCAACTGACTGCCGAGGAGTGCCAGCGGGTCGCCGAGCGCTTCGTATTGCCGCGCTACCTGCCGCCGGCCGGCGGCGAGCTGGCCTACGGCAGCGCCCGTGCGGCCGATCCGGCCTTCGCCCGCTGGGCCTCGCGCAACGTCCAGGCGCACAAGGTGCCGGGCTACGCCTCGGTGGTGCTGTCGACCAAGCCCGGCGCCAGCGCGCCGCCGGGCGACGTCACCGCGGAGCAGATGGAACGTGTCGCCGACTGGGCCGAGCGCTACGGTTTCGGCGAGATCCGTGTGGCCCACGAACAGAACCTGGTGCTCCCCGACGTGCGCCTGGAGAACCTCCACGCGCTGTGGCGCGAGGCCTGCGCAGCCGGCCTCGGCACGCCTAACCAAGGCCTGCTCAGCGACATCATCGCCTGTCCCGGCGGCGACTACTGCGCGCTGGCCAACGCCAAGTCGATCCCCATCGCCCAGGGTATCCAGCAGCGCTTCGAGGACCTCGACCACCTGCACGACATCGGCGAGCTTAGCCTGAACATCTCCGGCTGCATGAACGCCTGCGGCCACCACCACATCGGCAACATCGGCATCCTCGGCGTCGACAAGAACGGCAGCGAGTGGTACCAGGTCACCCTCGGCGGCGCCCAGGGCAAGGACAGCGCGCTGGGCAAGGTGATCGGGCCATCGTTCAGCGCTGCCGAGGTGCCGGCGGTGATCGAACGGATCGTCGAAACCTTCACCGACCTGCGGGTCGGCCCGGAACGTTTCATCGACACCTTCAACCGGGTCGGCCTGGAGCCGTTCAAGGCCCGGGTCTACGCCAGGATGGAGGAACCGGCATGA
- the hpaI gene encoding 4-hydroxy-2-oxoheptanedioate aldolase, protein MDLPVNRFKQRLRSGEAQIGLWLGLADPYCAELAANAGFDWLLLDGEHAPNDLRSLLGQLQALAPYPGQPVIRPVQGDTALIKQLLDIGAQTLLVPMVDSAAQAEGLVRAVRYPPAGVRGVGSALARASRWNSVAEYLNHADEQMCLLVQVENLEGLANLDAIAAVEGVDGVFIGPADLSAAMGHRGNPGHPEVQAAIEDAIHRIRTAGKAAGILSADETLARRYLELGCAFVAVGVDTSLLMRSLRELAGRFKGGAPAPSASSSVYG, encoded by the coding sequence ATGGACCTGCCCGTCAATCGCTTCAAGCAACGCCTGCGCAGCGGCGAGGCGCAGATCGGCCTGTGGCTCGGCCTGGCCGATCCCTACTGCGCGGAGCTGGCCGCCAACGCCGGCTTCGACTGGCTGCTGCTGGACGGCGAGCACGCGCCCAACGACCTGCGCAGCCTGCTCGGCCAGTTGCAGGCGCTGGCGCCCTACCCCGGCCAGCCGGTGATCCGCCCGGTGCAGGGCGACACTGCGCTGATCAAGCAATTGCTCGACATCGGCGCGCAGACCCTGCTGGTACCGATGGTCGACAGCGCCGCCCAGGCCGAAGGGCTGGTGCGCGCCGTGCGCTATCCGCCGGCGGGCGTACGCGGGGTCGGCAGTGCGCTGGCCCGGGCCTCGCGCTGGAACAGCGTGGCGGAGTACCTGAACCACGCCGACGAGCAGATGTGCCTGCTGGTCCAGGTGGAAAACCTGGAGGGCCTGGCCAACCTCGACGCGATCGCCGCCGTCGAGGGCGTCGACGGCGTGTTCATCGGTCCGGCCGACCTCAGCGCAGCCATGGGCCATCGCGGCAATCCAGGCCATCCCGAGGTGCAGGCGGCCATAGAGGACGCCATCCACCGCATCCGCACGGCCGGCAAGGCCGCCGGCATCCTCTCCGCCGACGAGACACTGGCGCGGCGCTACCTGGAGCTGGGCTGCGCGTTCGTCGCGGTGGGCGTGGACACCAGCCTGCTGATGCGTTCGCTGCGCGAGCTGGCGGGGCGCTTCAAGGGCGGCGCGCCGGCGCCGTCCGCCAGTTCCTCGGTCTACGGCTGA
- the ccoG gene encoding cytochrome c oxidase accessory protein CcoG — translation MFTGTHYRPRTDSETAADSAEKNTSDGRRRRIRAACDRLPRGAYLYCPRSPGNPRQCWAAAFRRHLIRFFPLDLPLFRPSAGSYSRNRLSSLMGLRKMSERIPAIQVEPAAPAAPSKQPPAPGKLPSAVNGPIYTRSFTGLFRNFRRLGGGLLFLLFFGTLWLNWNGRQAVLWDLPERKFYIFGATFWPQDFILLSALLIIAAFGLFFITVFAGRVWCGYTCPQSVWTWVFMWCEKVTEGDRNARIKLDQGPASAAKLLRKTAKHALWLGVSLVTAITFIGYFTPVRPLVADLFSFQLDLESLFWVLFFTAATYVNAGWLREQVCIHMCPYSRFQSVMFDKDTLIVSYDAARGESRGARKKGSDPRAQGLGDCIDCQQCVQVCPTGIDIRDGLQIACIGCAACVDACDSIMDKMGYERGLVRYTSERALEGGQTRFLRPRLVGYAAVMLAMIGAFVVALDARPLASLDVTRDRGLFRENAAGQIENIYTLKVINKTQQPQRYRLQLDDAPEFRLQGEHTLSLKPGEILDFPVSVASTAERARAGSQPLAFSLRGIDDPSLAVGSTSTFVSPAR, via the coding sequence GTGTTCACTGGCACCCACTATCGCCCGCGTACAGACAGCGAAACAGCGGCAGATTCCGCCGAAAAAAACACATCAGATGGCCGACGGCGGCGAATTCGTGCCGCCTGCGACCGGTTGCCACGGGGCGCATATCTGTACTGCCCGAGGTCGCCCGGCAACCCGCGGCAATGCTGGGCCGCTGCTTTCCGGAGGCATCTGATACGGTTTTTCCCGCTCGATCTGCCGCTGTTTCGCCCATCAGCCGGTTCCTATAGTCGCAACCGCCTCTCCAGCCTGATGGGCCTACGAAAAATGAGCGAAAGAATTCCCGCGATCCAGGTCGAGCCCGCCGCACCGGCCGCTCCGTCGAAACAGCCGCCCGCGCCCGGCAAGCTGCCGTCGGCGGTGAACGGCCCGATCTACACCCGCAGCTTCACCGGTCTGTTCCGCAACTTCCGCCGCCTCGGCGGCGGCCTGCTGTTCCTGCTGTTCTTCGGCACCCTGTGGCTGAACTGGAACGGCCGCCAGGCGGTGCTCTGGGACCTGCCCGAACGCAAGTTCTACATTTTCGGCGCGACCTTCTGGCCGCAGGACTTCATCCTGCTCTCGGCGCTGCTGATCATCGCCGCCTTCGGCCTGTTCTTCATCACCGTGTTCGCCGGCCGCGTCTGGTGCGGCTATACCTGCCCGCAGAGCGTGTGGACCTGGGTGTTCATGTGGTGCGAGAAGGTCACCGAGGGCGACCGCAATGCGCGGATCAAGCTCGACCAGGGTCCGGCGAGCGCCGCCAAGCTCTTGCGCAAAACGGCCAAGCACGCGCTGTGGCTGGGTGTGAGCCTGGTCACGGCGATCACCTTCATCGGCTACTTCACTCCGGTGCGGCCGCTGGTGGCCGACCTGTTCAGCTTCCAGCTGGACCTGGAAAGCCTGTTCTGGGTGCTGTTCTTCACCGCCGCCACCTATGTCAACGCCGGCTGGCTGCGCGAGCAGGTGTGCATCCACATGTGCCCCTACTCGCGCTTCCAGAGCGTGATGTTCGACAAGGACACCCTGATCGTGTCCTACGATGCCGCCCGCGGCGAGTCCCGCGGCGCCCGCAAGAAAGGCAGCGATCCGCGCGCCCAGGGGCTCGGCGACTGCATCGACTGCCAGCAGTGCGTGCAGGTCTGCCCCACCGGCATCGACATCCGCGACGGCCTGCAGATCGCCTGCATCGGCTGCGCCGCCTGCGTCGACGCCTGCGACTCGATCATGGACAAGATGGGCTATGAACGCGGCCTGGTGCGCTACACCTCGGAACGCGCCCTGGAAGGTGGCCAGACCCGCTTCCTGCGTCCACGCCTGGTCGGCTACGCGGCGGTGATGCTGGCGATGATCGGCGCCTTCGTCGTCGCCCTGGATGCCCGCCCGCTGGCCTCGCTGGACGTGACCCGCGACCGTGGGCTGTTCCGCGAGAACGCCGCCGGGCAGATCGAGAACATCTACACCCTCAAGGTCATCAACAAGACCCAGCAGCCGCAGCGCTATCGCCTGCAACTCGACGACGCGCCGGAGTTCCGCCTGCAGGGCGAGCACACCCTGAGCCTGAAGCCCGGCGAGATCCTCGACTTCCCGGTGTCGGTGGCCTCTACCGCCGAACGCGCCAGGGCCGGCTCGCAACCGCTGGCGTTCAGCCTGCGCGGCATCGACGACCCGAGCCTGGCGGTCGGCAGCACCAGCACCTTCGTTTCGCCGGCGCGCTGA
- the hpaD gene encoding 3,4-dihydroxyphenylacetate 2,3-dioxygenase, translating to MGKVALAAKITHVPSLYLSELPGPRHGCRQPAIDGHREIGRRCRELGVDTIVVFDTHWLVNAGYHINCAPHFEGLYTSNELPHFIANMEYGFPGNPELGRILAEGCNALGVETLAHDATTLGPEYGTLVPMRYMNQDRHFKVVSVSALCTVHYLNDSARLGWAMRKAVEEHYDGTVAFLASGSLSHRFAQNGQAPDFSDRIWSPFLEVLDHEVVQMWQEGRWAEFCGMLPEYASKGHGEGFMHDTAMLLGALGWSAYDGKAEVVTPYFGSSGTGQINAVFPVTAQDGSAIPAAQAGNPAGASCASRL from the coding sequence ATGGGCAAAGTCGCTCTGGCTGCCAAGATCACCCACGTACCCTCGCTGTACCTGTCCGAGCTGCCCGGCCCGCGCCACGGCTGCCGCCAGCCGGCGATCGACGGGCACCGCGAGATCGGCCGGCGCTGCCGCGAACTGGGGGTCGACACCATCGTGGTGTTCGACACCCACTGGCTGGTCAACGCCGGCTACCACATCAACTGCGCGCCGCACTTCGAGGGGCTCTACACCAGCAACGAGTTGCCGCACTTCATCGCCAACATGGAGTACGGCTTCCCCGGCAACCCGGAGCTGGGCCGCATCCTCGCCGAGGGCTGCAACGCGCTCGGCGTGGAGACCCTGGCCCACGACGCCACCACCCTCGGCCCGGAGTACGGCACCCTGGTACCGATGCGCTACATGAACCAGGACCGCCACTTCAAGGTGGTCTCGGTCTCCGCCCTGTGCACCGTGCATTACCTGAACGACAGCGCGCGCCTGGGCTGGGCCATGCGCAAGGCGGTGGAAGAGCACTACGACGGCACGGTGGCGTTCCTCGCCAGCGGCTCGCTGTCCCACCGCTTCGCCCAGAACGGCCAGGCGCCGGACTTCTCCGACCGCATCTGGAGCCCGTTCCTCGAGGTTCTCGATCATGAAGTCGTGCAGATGTGGCAGGAGGGCCGCTGGGCCGAGTTCTGCGGGATGCTCCCCGAGTACGCCTCCAAGGGCCATGGCGAAGGCTTCATGCACGACACCGCGATGCTCCTCGGCGCCCTCGGCTGGTCGGCCTACGACGGCAAGGCGGAGGTCGTGACGCCCTACTTCGGCTCCTCCGGCACCGGGCAGATCAACGCGGTATTCCCGGTCACCGCCCAGGACGGCTCGGCGATCCCCGCCGCCCAGGCCGGCAACCCGGCCGGCGCCAGTTGCGCCAGCCGCCTCTGA
- the hpaH gene encoding 2-oxo-hept-4-ene-1,7-dioate hydratase, with protein sequence MLDPRLIQEAANRLDAAERSRQQVRQFSLDYPDIAIEDAYAIQRAWVERKIADGRVLKGHKIGLTSRAMQVSSNISEPDYGALLDDMFFEEGSDIPFQRFIVPRVEVELAFILGKPLKGPGCTLFDVLEATEWVIPALEIIDARIQQVDPQTKVTRKVFDTISDNAANAGVVMGGRAVRPGDIDLRRVPAILYRNGVIEESGVSAAVLNHPAKGVAWLANKLAPYGVCLEAGQVILGGSFTRPVAAAPGDTFHVDYDLLGSISCRFV encoded by the coding sequence ATGCTCGATCCCCGTCTGATCCAGGAAGCCGCCAACCGCCTCGACGCCGCCGAACGCTCGCGCCAGCAGGTAAGGCAGTTCTCCCTCGACTACCCGGACATCGCCATCGAGGACGCCTACGCCATCCAGCGCGCCTGGGTCGAGCGCAAGATCGCCGACGGGCGCGTGCTCAAGGGCCACAAGATCGGCCTGACCTCGCGCGCCATGCAGGTCTCGTCGAACATCAGCGAGCCGGACTACGGCGCCTTGCTCGACGACATGTTCTTCGAGGAGGGCAGCGACATCCCCTTCCAGCGCTTCATCGTGCCGCGGGTCGAGGTGGAGCTGGCGTTCATCCTCGGCAAGCCGCTGAAGGGACCGGGCTGCACCCTGTTCGACGTGCTCGAGGCCACCGAGTGGGTGATCCCGGCGCTGGAAATCATCGATGCGCGCATCCAGCAGGTCGACCCGCAAACGAAAGTCACGCGCAAGGTCTTCGACACCATCTCCGACAACGCCGCCAACGCCGGCGTGGTGATGGGCGGCCGGGCCGTGCGGCCAGGCGATATCGACCTGCGGCGGGTACCGGCGATCCTCTACCGCAATGGCGTGATCGAGGAGTCTGGCGTCTCCGCCGCGGTGCTCAACCACCCGGCCAAGGGCGTCGCCTGGCTGGCCAACAAGCTGGCGCCCTACGGCGTCTGCCTGGAGGCCGGCCAGGTGATCCTCGGCGGCTCCTTCACCCGCCCGGTGGCGGCCGCGCCGGGGGACACCTTCCACGTCGACTACGACCTGCTCGGCAGCATCTCCTGCCGTTTCGTCTGA
- a CDS encoding MFS transporter, with the protein MSTASTLNSTTLPLSDSTHDRVTWRLMPLLLVCYVFAHLDRINIGFAKLQMSADLHFSDTVYGLGAGLFFIAYALFGLPSNLMLERIGPRRWIACLMLVWGCLSTAMLLVETARGFYLLRFLLGVAEAGFFPGILVYLNRWFPARRRGQITALFAIAVPMAGVIGGPLSGWILEGFHDALGLRGWQWMFLIEGLPVVLLGVVVWCSLPESFERVTWLSDEQKHLLREELAGEEQRKTITSFSGIFSNPQVWLLVAIYFAVMLAVNTIAFWMPSLIHGAGIAQDSRIGMLSAVPYLAGCAFMIFIGRSSDRLRERRWHLGIPLLMAAAGLSLAALAPTSAWLVMGGLVIAGMGASAALPMFWQLPPAFLSSATLAAGIALISSFGSIAAFLAPYLIGWMRDTTQSASLALYLLAILIALGAGLVLRTPAAVVNPR; encoded by the coding sequence ATGAGCACAGCCAGCACCCTGAACAGCACCACCCTGCCTCTCAGCGACAGCACCCACGACCGCGTCACCTGGCGGCTGATGCCGCTGCTGCTGGTGTGCTACGTCTTCGCCCATCTGGACCGCATCAACATCGGTTTCGCCAAGTTGCAGATGAGCGCCGACCTGCACTTCAGCGACACCGTCTACGGTCTCGGCGCCGGGCTGTTCTTCATCGCCTATGCGCTGTTCGGCCTGCCCAGCAACCTGATGCTGGAACGGATCGGCCCGCGCCGCTGGATCGCCTGCCTGATGCTGGTCTGGGGCTGTCTCTCCACCGCCATGCTGCTGGTGGAGACCGCGCGCGGCTTCTACCTGCTGCGCTTTCTCCTGGGGGTCGCCGAGGCCGGCTTCTTCCCCGGTATCCTGGTCTACCTGAACCGTTGGTTCCCGGCGCGCCGACGCGGGCAGATCACCGCTCTGTTCGCCATCGCCGTGCCCATGGCCGGGGTGATCGGCGGACCGCTTTCGGGCTGGATCCTAGAAGGCTTCCATGATGCCCTCGGACTGCGCGGCTGGCAGTGGATGTTCCTGATCGAAGGCCTGCCGGTTGTGTTGCTCGGCGTGGTGGTCTGGTGCTCGCTGCCGGAAAGCTTCGAACGGGTGACGTGGCTCAGCGACGAACAGAAGCACCTGCTGCGCGAGGAACTGGCCGGCGAGGAGCAGCGCAAGACCATCACCTCCTTCTCCGGCATCTTCAGCAATCCGCAGGTGTGGCTGCTGGTGGCGATCTATTTCGCGGTGATGCTGGCGGTGAACACCATCGCGTTCTGGATGCCGAGCCTGATCCATGGCGCCGGCATCGCCCAGGACAGCCGCATCGGCATGCTCAGCGCGGTGCCCTATCTCGCCGGCTGCGCCTTCATGATCTTCATCGGCCGTTCCTCCGACCGCCTGCGCGAGCGCCGCTGGCACCTGGGCATTCCGTTGCTGATGGCCGCCGCCGGGCTCAGCCTGGCGGCCCTGGCGCCGACCAGCGCCTGGCTGGTGATGGGCGGCCTGGTGATCGCCGGGATGGGCGCCAGCGCCGCCCTGCCGATGTTCTGGCAACTGCCGCCGGCCTTCCTTTCCAGCGCCACCCTGGCCGCCGGAATCGCCCTGATCAGTTCCTTCGGCAGCATCGCCGCCTTCCTCGCGCCCTACCTGATCGGCTGGATGCGCGACACCACCCAGAGCGCCAGCCTGGCCCTGTACCTGCTGGCCATCCTCATCGCCCTCGGCGCCGGCCTGGTCCTGCGGACCCCCGCCGCCGTGGTCAACCCACGCTGA
- a CDS encoding 5-carboxymethyl-2-hydroxymuconate Delta-isomerase: MPHFIAEYTDNIEAEADLPGLFEKVHACLGASGVFPLGGIRSRGVRLDTWRMADGRHDYAFVHMTLKVGAGRDLETRRQVAEALFEVITAHFAELQARRLLALSFELTELDAELNYKRNNVHEFLNNPAD, from the coding sequence ATGCCGCACTTCATCGCCGAATACACCGACAACATCGAAGCCGAAGCCGACCTGCCCGGCCTGTTCGAGAAGGTCCACGCCTGCCTCGGCGCCAGCGGCGTTTTCCCGCTCGGCGGCATCCGCAGCCGCGGCGTGCGCCTGGACACCTGGCGCATGGCCGACGGCAGGCACGACTACGCCTTCGTCCACATGACCCTGAAAGTCGGCGCCGGTCGCGACCTGGAGACTCGCCGGCAAGTCGCCGAGGCACTTTTCGAGGTGATCACCGCGCACTTCGCCGAGCTCCAGGCGCGACGCCTGCTGGCGCTGTCCTTCGAACTCACCGAACTGGACGCGGAGCTGAACTACAAGCGCAACAACGTGCATGAATTCCTGAACAACCCGGCGGACTGA